In the bacterium genome, GTCCAAGGCCGGCAAGAAGGCCCTCGGCGAGCTGCAGAAGCTGATGGAGGAGCGCAAGGCCGGGCTGCAGAAGCAGAAGGAGTCCCTCGAGAAGAAGAAGGACGAGCTGGACAAGCAGAGCCTGCTGCTCAACGAGGAGACGCGCAAGGGCCGCGAGACCGAGATCCGCACCATGGAGCGCGACTACAGCCGCACGTTGAGCGACCTCAAGGAGGAGTTCGGCCGCCGCGAGTCCGAGTACACGGACGGCATCCGCAAGGACCTGCTCAAGGTCATCGA is a window encoding:
- a CDS encoding OmpH family outer membrane protein — translated: MRMRAGIAAGAALCVLLAAGAAGAQEAVKIAFVDMQRALNESKAGKKALGELQKLMEERKAGLQKQKESLEKKKDELDKQSLLLNEETRKGRETEIRTMERDYSRTLSDLKEEFGRRESEYTDGIRKDLLKVIERIGKEGTFTLVLEKQYSAVLYAPASIDLTETLIKRYDAEGAR